Proteins encoded in a region of the Frondihabitans sp. 762G35 genome:
- a CDS encoding NAD(+)/NADH kinase — MAKFTVGLVPHPTKPVLSSVEVLLSWRKGADAQLVALADDATRVGPGVELVDEAAFVRRVDAVVSLGGDGTMLGAMRLVAPRPVPVLGVNYGNVGFLVEIEPSELAEALGSLTTGEFSLEPHHAIEVTVASTGFESSFLAFNDLAMTRRPGQGVVTADLSVDGTPYGYFKADSVVASTPAGSTAYNYAAGGPIVSPAVAAVIVTAVAPMAGIDRSVVLGPKERLRFTIGEGTRSAALELDGRVVSDIGEGSVVSVRLRKDAGSVVRLDAGRHGRKGRLKLSLMDLPLRNDQLLELVPPEVRARFARQH, encoded by the coding sequence ATGGCGAAGTTCACCGTCGGTCTCGTGCCGCACCCCACCAAACCGGTCCTCTCGTCCGTCGAGGTCCTGCTGTCGTGGAGGAAGGGCGCCGACGCCCAGCTCGTGGCCCTCGCCGACGACGCCACCCGCGTCGGACCGGGCGTGGAGCTGGTCGACGAGGCCGCGTTCGTCCGCCGGGTCGACGCCGTCGTCTCGCTCGGCGGCGACGGCACCATGCTCGGGGCGATGCGACTCGTGGCGCCTCGACCGGTGCCTGTGCTCGGCGTCAACTACGGCAACGTCGGCTTCCTGGTCGAGATCGAGCCGTCGGAGCTGGCCGAGGCGCTCGGCAGCCTGACCACGGGCGAGTTCTCGCTGGAGCCGCATCACGCCATCGAGGTCACCGTCGCCTCGACCGGCTTCGAGAGCTCCTTCCTCGCGTTCAACGACCTCGCCATGACGCGTCGCCCCGGCCAGGGCGTCGTGACGGCCGACCTCTCCGTCGACGGCACCCCCTACGGCTACTTCAAGGCCGACTCGGTCGTCGCCTCCACCCCGGCCGGATCCACGGCCTACAACTACGCCGCCGGCGGCCCGATCGTCAGCCCGGCCGTCGCCGCCGTCATCGTGACCGCCGTCGCGCCGATGGCGGGTATCGACCGCTCCGTCGTGCTCGGCCCGAAGGAGCGCCTCCGCTTCACGATCGGCGAGGGCACCCGGTCGGCGGCGCTGGAGCTCGACGGACGCGTCGTCTCCGACATCGGCGAGGGCAGCGTCGTGAGCGTCCGCCTGCGGAAGGACGCCGGCTCCGTCGTGCGGCTCGATGCCGGCCGGCACGGCCGCAAGGGCCGACTCAAGCTCAGCCTGATGGACCTCCCGCTCCGCAACGACCAGCTGCTCGAGCTCGTTCCGCCGGAGGTGCGGGCGCGCTTCGCCCGGCAGCACTGA
- a CDS encoding ATP-dependent Clp protease ATP-binding subunit, which produces MFERFTDRARRVVVLAQEEAKMLNHNYIGTEHILLGLIHEGEGVAAKALESLGISLDAVREQVQDIIGQGQQQPTGHIPFTPRAKKVLELSLREALQLGHNYIGTEHILLGLIREGEGVAAQVLVKLGADLNRVRQQVIQLLSGYQGKEAVAVGGEQQAGPQGGSQVLDQFGRNLTQAARDNKLDPVIGREKEMERVMQILSRRSKNNPVLIGEPGVGKTAVVEGLAQAIVKGDVPETLKDKQLYSLDLGSLIAGSRYRGDFEERLKKVTKEIRTRGDIIVFIDEIHTLVGAGAAEGAIDAASILKPLLARGELQTIGATTLDEYRKHFEKDAALERRFQPVQVHEPSLPHAINILKGLRDKYEAFHKVSITDGAIVAAANLADRYVADRFLPDKAIDLIDEAGARLRLSILSAPPELREFDEKIAVVRGQKEAAIEDQDFEKAASLRDEEKKLLGERLRLEKQWRSGDVGASGTVDEGVIAEVLAQATGIPVFKLTEEETSRLVFMEKALHQRVIGQEQAISALSKTIRRTRAGLKDPKRPSGSFIFAGPTGVGKTELAKALAEFLFDDENALISLDMSEYGEKHTVSRLFGAPPGFVGFEEGGQLTEKVRRKPFSVVLFDEIEKAHPDIFNSLLQVLEEGRLTDGQGRVVDFKNTVIIMTTNLGTKDITGGPVGFQIEGDTATSYDRMRSKVTEELKKHFKPEFLNRVDETIVFPQLNQEELLQIVDLFIKRLSDRLLDRDMTAELSLPAKEQLIKIGFDPSLGARPLRRAVQHEIEDKLSEHILQGELNAGDHVKVDYVDGEFTFETGRQPGREEVLVGEAPELEA; this is translated from the coding sequence ATGTTCGAGAGATTCACCGACCGTGCCCGTCGCGTTGTCGTCCTCGCTCAAGAAGAAGCGAAGATGCTCAACCACAACTACATCGGTACCGAGCACATCCTGCTCGGTCTCATCCACGAGGGCGAGGGCGTCGCCGCCAAGGCGCTCGAGTCTCTGGGCATCTCGCTCGACGCCGTGCGCGAGCAGGTCCAGGACATCATCGGACAGGGTCAGCAGCAGCCGACCGGTCACATCCCCTTCACGCCGCGGGCGAAGAAGGTTCTCGAGCTGTCCCTGCGCGAGGCGCTGCAGCTCGGCCACAACTACATCGGTACCGAGCACATCCTGCTCGGCCTCATTCGCGAAGGCGAAGGTGTGGCCGCCCAGGTCCTCGTCAAGCTCGGCGCAGACCTCAACCGAGTGCGTCAGCAGGTCATCCAGCTGCTCTCGGGCTACCAGGGCAAGGAGGCGGTTGCAGTGGGCGGTGAACAGCAGGCAGGCCCGCAGGGTGGGTCGCAGGTGCTCGACCAGTTCGGTCGGAACCTCACCCAGGCTGCGCGCGACAACAAGCTCGACCCGGTGATCGGGCGCGAGAAGGAGATGGAGCGCGTCATGCAGATCCTCTCCCGCCGCTCCAAGAACAACCCCGTCCTGATCGGTGAGCCCGGCGTCGGCAAGACCGCCGTCGTCGAGGGCCTCGCCCAGGCGATCGTGAAGGGCGACGTCCCCGAGACGCTGAAAGACAAGCAGCTCTACTCGCTCGACCTCGGCTCGCTCATCGCCGGGAGCCGCTACCGCGGTGACTTCGAGGAGCGCCTCAAGAAGGTCACCAAGGAGATCCGCACCCGCGGCGACATCATCGTCTTCATCGACGAGATCCACACCCTCGTCGGTGCGGGTGCCGCCGAGGGCGCGATCGACGCCGCGAGCATCCTGAAGCCGCTGCTGGCCCGCGGCGAGCTCCAGACCATCGGCGCCACGACGCTCGACGAGTACCGCAAGCACTTCGAGAAGGACGCCGCTCTCGAGCGCCGCTTCCAGCCCGTCCAGGTGCACGAGCCCTCGCTGCCCCACGCGATCAACATCCTCAAGGGCCTCCGCGACAAGTACGAGGCCTTCCACAAGGTCTCGATCACCGACGGCGCCATCGTCGCGGCGGCGAACCTGGCCGACCGCTACGTGGCCGACCGCTTCCTCCCCGACAAGGCCATCGACCTGATCGACGAGGCCGGAGCCCGCCTCCGCCTCTCGATCCTCTCGGCCCCGCCGGAGCTGCGCGAGTTCGACGAGAAGATCGCCGTCGTCCGGGGGCAGAAGGAGGCCGCGATCGAGGATCAGGACTTCGAGAAGGCCGCCTCGCTCCGCGACGAGGAGAAGAAGCTCCTCGGCGAGCGTCTGCGCCTCGAGAAGCAGTGGCGCTCGGGCGACGTCGGAGCCTCGGGCACCGTCGACGAGGGCGTCATCGCCGAGGTCCTGGCTCAGGCCACGGGCATCCCGGTGTTCAAGCTCACCGAGGAGGAGACCTCGCGTCTCGTCTTCATGGAGAAGGCCCTGCACCAGCGCGTCATCGGGCAGGAGCAGGCCATCTCGGCCCTGTCGAAGACCATCCGTCGTACGCGCGCCGGTCTGAAGGACCCCAAGCGTCCCTCGGGCTCGTTCATCTTCGCCGGCCCCACGGGTGTCGGCAAGACCGAGCTGGCCAAGGCGCTCGCCGAGTTCCTCTTCGACGACGAGAACGCGCTGATCAGCCTCGACATGTCGGAGTACGGCGAGAAGCACACCGTCTCCCGCCTCTTCGGCGCCCCTCCCGGGTTCGTCGGGTTCGAGGAGGGCGGCCAGCTGACCGAGAAGGTCCGCCGCAAGCCGTTCTCCGTGGTCCTCTTCGACGAGATCGAGAAGGCTCACCCCGACATCTTCAACTCGCTGCTGCAGGTGCTGGAGGAGGGTCGTCTGACCGACGGTCAGGGTCGCGTCGTCGACTTCAAGAACACCGTCATCATCATGACCACCAACCTCGGCACGAAGGACATCACGGGCGGCCCGGTCGGATTCCAGATCGAGGGCGACACCGCCACCTCCTACGACCGCATGCGGTCCAAGGTGACGGAGGAGCTCAAGAAGCACTTCAAGCCGGAGTTCCTCAACCGCGTCGACGAGACCATCGTCTTCCCGCAGCTGAACCAGGAGGAGCTGCTGCAGATCGTCGATCTGTTCATCAAGCGCCTCTCCGACCGCCTGCTCGACCGCGACATGACCGCGGAGCTCTCGCTCCCGGCCAAGGAGCAGCTCATCAAGATCGGCTTCGACCCGTCGCTCGGTGCCCGGCCCCTGCGCCGCGCCGTGCAGCACGAGATCGAAGACAAGCTGTCGGAGCACATCCTGCAGGGCGAACTCAACGCCGGCGACCACGTGAAGGTCGACTACGTCGACGGCGAATTCACCTTCGAGACCGGGCGTCAGCCGGGTCGCGAAGAGGTCCTGGTCGGCGAAGCGCCCGAGCTGGAGGCCTAA
- a CDS encoding amino-acid N-acetyltransferase: MTSRADDSSGRSDGSGISVRKALASDVPHIQRLIEPYVGRRILLGKDNVTLYGSIQQFQIATGPDGTPIGCGALNVFWDDLAEVRTLALDPTWIRHGVGHRLLEGLENDARSLGIGRIFCLTFEVDFFTKHGYLEIGESVVSPEVYAELVRSSDEGVAEFLDLARVKPNTLGNTRMLKVLP, translated from the coding sequence ATGACTTCCCGGGCCGACGACTCCTCCGGCCGCAGCGACGGCTCCGGCATCAGCGTCCGCAAGGCGCTCGCGTCCGACGTGCCGCACATCCAGCGCCTGATCGAGCCCTACGTCGGCCGTCGCATCCTGCTCGGCAAAGACAACGTCACGCTCTACGGCAGCATCCAGCAGTTCCAGATCGCCACGGGCCCCGACGGCACGCCGATCGGCTGCGGCGCCCTCAATGTCTTCTGGGACGACCTGGCCGAGGTCCGCACCCTCGCGCTCGATCCGACCTGGATCCGCCACGGCGTCGGCCACCGGCTCCTCGAGGGGCTCGAGAACGACGCCAGGAGCCTCGGCATCGGCCGCATCTTCTGCCTCACCTTCGAGGTCGACTTCTTCACGAAGCACGGCTACCTCGAGATCGGCGAGTCCGTCGTGTCGCCGGAGGTCTACGCCGAGCTCGTCCGCTCCAGCGACGAGGGCGTAGCCGAGTTCCTCGACCTGGCGCGCGTCAAGCCGAACACGCTCGGCAACACACGGATGCTCAAGGTCCTGCCCTGA
- a CDS encoding dehydrogenase — translation MAASQPVFRSEQLEEALAKQDVAAVAFALRHDVVVVPRLVTGKKDDEQVRVFGRENTEKRILLLFSSADAYALMVPNEKTRLVMLYDSYKLRTFIEAHLDVLEQVFFDIAGPHTMAANPEDLLKALR, via the coding sequence ATGGCCGCGTCGCAGCCGGTCTTCCGCTCCGAGCAGCTCGAAGAGGCCCTGGCCAAGCAGGACGTCGCGGCCGTCGCGTTCGCGCTCCGGCACGACGTCGTCGTGGTGCCTCGTCTCGTCACGGGCAAGAAGGACGACGAGCAGGTGCGGGTCTTCGGGCGGGAGAACACCGAGAAGCGCATCCTGCTGCTGTTCTCGTCGGCGGACGCCTACGCGCTCATGGTGCCGAACGAGAAGACGCGGCTCGTGATGCTCTACGACTCCTACAAGCTGCGCACGTTCATCGAGGCGCACCTGGACGTACTCGAGCAGGTGTTCTTCGATATCGCGGGGCCGCACACCATGGCCGCGAACCCGGAGGACCTGCTCAAGGCGCTGCGGTAG
- the radA gene encoding DNA repair protein RadA, protein MARVTSSYRCTECGWTSIKWVGRCAECQSWGTVVDAAEVTASGRGVAPIAVSADRAARPITEIEADSVAHWPSGIDEFDRVLGGGIVPGAAILLSGEPGVGKSTLLLEVASRAAKSGARVLYVTAEESASQVRLRAQRTGAMHSNLYLAAEVDLAVILGQIEQTNPQLVIVDSVQTVSSSLSDGMAGGPSQVREVASTLVRVSKNRNLPILLVGHVTKDGSIAGPRLLEHLVDVVCQFEGDRQTALRFVRAHKNRFGPTDEVGCFEMTGDGIAEVSDPSGLFMSRSGAPVSGTCITIAMEGRRALPVEIQALIVASSAPQPRRVVNGVDSSRVAMLLAVLERRAGIRLGDADVYVSTVGGIKITEPGADLAIALALASASREKSFPHTFAAVGEISLAGEIRPVASAKQRVSEARRLGFTQLVDAESGHLREALRRAFAASTSDRDRELDAAF, encoded by the coding sequence ATGGCACGCGTCACCTCCTCCTACCGCTGCACCGAGTGCGGCTGGACCTCCATCAAGTGGGTCGGCCGCTGCGCGGAATGCCAGAGCTGGGGCACCGTCGTCGACGCCGCCGAGGTCACCGCGAGCGGGCGGGGCGTGGCTCCGATCGCCGTCAGCGCTGACCGGGCCGCTCGGCCCATCACCGAGATCGAGGCCGACAGCGTCGCGCACTGGCCGAGCGGTATCGACGAATTCGACCGCGTGCTCGGTGGCGGCATCGTGCCGGGGGCCGCGATCCTGCTCTCCGGCGAGCCCGGCGTCGGCAAGTCGACACTGCTGCTCGAGGTGGCCTCGCGGGCGGCGAAGTCCGGCGCCCGAGTGCTCTACGTCACCGCCGAGGAGTCCGCGTCGCAGGTGCGCCTCCGCGCCCAGCGCACCGGCGCCATGCACTCCAACCTCTACCTCGCGGCCGAGGTCGACCTCGCCGTCATCCTCGGCCAGATCGAGCAGACGAACCCCCAGCTCGTCATCGTCGACTCGGTCCAGACCGTCTCCTCGTCGCTCAGCGACGGCATGGCAGGCGGGCCATCGCAGGTGCGCGAGGTGGCGTCCACCCTGGTGCGCGTGTCCAAGAACCGCAACCTCCCCATCCTGCTCGTCGGCCACGTGACGAAAGACGGCAGCATCGCCGGGCCGCGCCTGCTCGAGCACCTGGTCGACGTGGTGTGCCAGTTCGAAGGCGACCGGCAGACCGCCCTCCGGTTCGTCCGCGCGCACAAGAACCGCTTCGGACCGACCGACGAGGTGGGCTGCTTCGAGATGACGGGCGACGGCATCGCCGAGGTCAGCGACCCCTCCGGCCTCTTCATGTCCCGCTCGGGCGCGCCCGTTAGCGGCACCTGCATCACGATCGCCATGGAGGGCCGCCGCGCGCTCCCGGTCGAGATCCAGGCGCTCATCGTGGCCAGCTCGGCACCGCAGCCGCGGCGGGTCGTCAACGGGGTCGACTCCTCCCGGGTCGCGATGCTGCTCGCCGTCCTCGAACGTCGGGCGGGCATCCGGCTCGGCGACGCCGACGTCTACGTCTCCACCGTCGGCGGCATCAAGATCACCGAGCCGGGCGCCGACCTCGCCATCGCACTCGCACTCGCGTCCGCCAGCCGCGAGAAGTCGTTCCCGCACACGTTCGCGGCCGTCGGCGAGATCAGCCTCGCGGGCGAGATCCGGCCCGTCGCCTCCGCGAAGCAGCGCGTGTCGGAGGCCCGGAGGCTCGGGTTCACGCAGCTCGTCGACGCCGAGTCCGGCCACCTGCGCGAAGCCCTGCGGCGGGCCTTCGCCGCGTCGACCTCCGACCGCGACCGCGAGCTCGACGCCGCGTTCTGA
- a CDS encoding SGNH/GDSL hydrolase family protein, with translation MSTRSAFGILAGLGGTAAAAAGGYAFWRRFMAKREAAADALNSLLPVHSKWWRDRFGQDGSLTYVALGDSAAQGIGASSPGGSYVGRIAAHIRRSTHGTVGTVNLSISGSTTYRCKVDQVPKLGSHEADVMTVAIGANDIGDFDPVGFEKNIRSIYGALPKHAIVADLPFMLLPESEKKVASANAIVRRVADELGLAVAPLYATTRRQGYIGTYRNTAKDLFHPNDRGYRVWASAFYPAVEARLARIAAERAASDVTASRRETSVAAGVADRAHTAASALSRQDTDSIPLPDRRR, from the coding sequence ATGAGTACGAGATCGGCCTTCGGGATCCTCGCCGGGCTGGGCGGGACCGCCGCCGCCGCAGCGGGCGGCTACGCCTTCTGGCGGCGCTTCATGGCGAAGCGGGAGGCGGCGGCCGACGCGCTGAACAGCCTCCTGCCGGTGCATTCGAAGTGGTGGCGCGACCGGTTCGGCCAGGACGGCTCCCTCACCTACGTCGCCCTCGGCGACTCGGCCGCGCAGGGCATCGGCGCCAGCAGCCCGGGTGGCAGCTACGTGGGGCGGATCGCCGCCCACATCCGGCGCTCCACCCACGGCACGGTCGGCACCGTCAACCTGAGCATCAGCGGCTCCACGACGTACCGGTGCAAGGTAGACCAGGTCCCGAAGCTCGGAAGCCACGAGGCCGACGTGATGACCGTCGCCATCGGCGCCAACGACATCGGCGACTTCGACCCCGTCGGCTTCGAGAAGAACATCCGCTCCATCTACGGGGCCCTGCCGAAGCACGCCATCGTGGCGGACCTGCCGTTCATGCTGCTGCCGGAGTCCGAGAAGAAGGTCGCCTCGGCCAACGCCATCGTGCGCCGGGTCGCCGACGAGCTCGGCCTCGCCGTCGCCCCGCTCTACGCGACGACGCGGCGGCAGGGCTACATCGGCACCTACCGGAACACCGCCAAAGACCTCTTCCACCCCAACGACCGCGGTTACCGGGTCTGGGCGTCGGCCTTCTACCCGGCCGTCGAGGCCCGACTCGCCCGCATCGCGGCCGAGCGTGCCGCCTCCGACGTCACCGCCTCGCGGCGGGAGACCTCGGTGGCCGCAGGAGTCGCGGATCGCGCCCACACCGCCGCCTCCGCCCTGTCCCGCCAGGACACCGACTCCATCCCACTGCCCGACCGCCGGCGCTGA